A single genomic interval of Rhizobium leguminosarum bv. trifolii WSM1325 harbors:
- a CDS encoding Beta-Ala-His dipeptidase (PFAM: peptidase M20; peptidase dimerisation domain protein~KEGG: dapE1; succinyl-diaminopimelate desuccinylase protein): MTSANNQHIDAVLAHVDRSLDDSLARLFDLIRIPSISTDPAYREQCRTAAEWLSRDLTDIGFEASVRKTTGHPMVVAHEKAASGPHLLFYGHYDVQPVDPLALWKSDPFEPRMEALPNGDTAIVARGASDDKGQLMTFVEACRAWKSVTGKLPVQVSVLFEGEEEAGSPSLAPFLDTTAEELKADAVFVCDTDMWDRETPAVTTMLRGIFSTEIEVTCADQDLHSGMFGNAARNPLQVLSDVVSNLRRADGSVAVEGFYDDVKELPDSIKALWKRLPFDEKAFLRDIGLRDPAGEAGRSVLEQIWARPSCEINGMSGGYTGEGFKTVIPAKASAKISFRLVEGQDPYAIRDAFQRYVRERIPRDCSVSFRDYGLSPATVMPIDSPFLTRTLQALSTEWQCEAALAGTGGSIPIIGEFKRRLGCDALLVGFARFDNRVHSPNEKYDLSSFHKGIRSWVRILAALAD, from the coding sequence ATGACCAGTGCCAACAATCAGCATATCGATGCCGTTCTTGCCCATGTGGACCGGAGCCTCGATGACAGCCTGGCGCGGCTTTTCGACCTGATCCGCATTCCGAGCATCTCGACCGATCCGGCCTATCGCGAACAATGCCGCACTGCCGCCGAATGGCTGAGCCGAGACCTAACGGACATCGGCTTCGAAGCATCGGTGCGCAAAACGACCGGCCATCCGATGGTCGTCGCCCATGAAAAGGCGGCGTCCGGACCGCATCTGCTGTTCTACGGCCATTACGATGTCCAGCCGGTCGATCCGCTGGCGCTGTGGAAGAGCGATCCGTTCGAGCCGCGCATGGAAGCCTTGCCAAACGGCGACACCGCGATCGTGGCGCGCGGTGCGTCCGACGACAAGGGGCAGTTGATGACCTTCGTCGAAGCCTGCCGCGCCTGGAAAAGTGTCACCGGGAAACTGCCAGTGCAGGTGAGCGTGCTGTTCGAAGGTGAGGAAGAGGCCGGCAGTCCGAGCCTCGCACCCTTTCTGGATACCACGGCAGAAGAATTGAAGGCCGATGCGGTTTTCGTCTGCGACACGGATATGTGGGATCGCGAAACGCCAGCCGTCACGACGATGCTGCGCGGTATCTTTAGTACGGAAATCGAAGTCACCTGCGCCGATCAAGACCTGCATTCCGGCATGTTCGGCAATGCCGCGCGCAATCCGCTGCAGGTGCTGTCAGACGTGGTTTCGAACCTGCGGCGCGCCGACGGTAGCGTCGCGGTCGAGGGTTTCTATGATGACGTGAAAGAACTCCCCGACTCCATCAAGGCGCTGTGGAAGAGACTGCCCTTCGACGAGAAGGCCTTTCTTCGCGATATCGGCCTGAGAGATCCGGCCGGCGAGGCAGGCCGTTCCGTCCTCGAACAGATCTGGGCGCGCCCGAGCTGCGAAATCAACGGCATGAGCGGCGGCTATACCGGCGAAGGCTTTAAGACGGTCATTCCGGCAAAGGCGAGCGCCAAGATTTCGTTTCGCCTGGTGGAGGGACAGGATCCTTACGCGATCCGCGATGCATTCCAGCGGTACGTGCGCGAGCGAATCCCAAGAGATTGTTCGGTCAGCTTCAGGGATTACGGGCTTTCGCCGGCAACCGTCATGCCGATAGACAGTCCGTTTCTCACCAGGACGCTTCAGGCGCTTTCGACGGAATGGCAATGCGAAGCAGCCCTTGCCGGCACCGGAGGCTCGATCCCCATCATCGGCGAATTCAAACGGCGGCTCGGATGCGATGCCCTGCTGGTCGGCTTCGCCCGCTTCGACAACCGCGTCCACAGCCCGAACGAAAAATACGATCTCTCCAGCTTCCATAAAGGCATACGATCCTGGGTTCGCATCCTGGCCGCCCTCGCCGACTGA
- a CDS encoding ABC transporter related (PFAM: ABC transporter related~SMART: AAA ATPase~KEGG: potA; spermidine/putrescine ABC transporter) gives MTVSLTIDSISAHYGSTQVLKDLSISIMAGELVSLLGSSGCGKTTTLRLVAGFLQPSSGSIKLGERDLTGLPAHARDIGLVFQNYALFPHLSVQDNVAFGLRQRRIPLPERTKRTMAMLERVGLAALADRLPSALSGGQKQRVALARALVIEPPLLMFDEPLSNLDAKLRIDMRVEIRQLQRANGTTSLYVTHDQEEAFSISDRVAIMNAGRIMQLDAPEVLYRQPANAFVARFVGFENLIGMKVTARNGALVTAETTGGARLQLSQETFGPIKDDFILACRADGLAVSRDGDGIAAVLGTRTYLGRAYQYKCMTSAGEITANGALSDPLETGASAVLTPVAEQCCILDPED, from the coding sequence TTGACCGTATCCCTCACCATCGATTCCATCTCCGCCCATTACGGCAGCACGCAGGTGCTCAAAGACCTGTCGATCTCAATCATGGCCGGGGAACTGGTCTCCCTGCTCGGCTCCAGCGGCTGCGGCAAGACGACGACATTGCGCCTCGTGGCCGGCTTTCTGCAGCCGAGCAGCGGCAGCATCAAGCTCGGCGAGCGCGACCTGACCGGCCTCCCCGCACATGCGCGCGACATCGGCCTGGTCTTTCAGAACTACGCGCTTTTTCCTCACCTGAGCGTGCAGGACAATGTCGCCTTCGGCCTGAGGCAGCGTCGTATTCCCCTGCCGGAACGGACGAAAAGAACGATGGCCATGCTGGAGCGTGTCGGACTTGCCGCCCTCGCCGACCGCCTGCCGTCGGCTCTGTCAGGCGGCCAGAAACAGCGTGTGGCTCTCGCCCGGGCCCTGGTCATCGAGCCGCCGCTTCTGATGTTCGACGAGCCGCTTTCCAATCTGGATGCAAAGCTCAGGATCGACATGCGCGTCGAGATCAGGCAGCTCCAGCGCGCCAACGGCACGACCTCGCTTTACGTCACCCATGACCAGGAGGAGGCATTCTCGATCTCCGACAGGGTTGCGATCATGAATGCGGGGCGCATCATGCAGCTTGACGCACCGGAGGTGCTGTATCGCCAGCCGGCCAACGCTTTCGTCGCCCGCTTCGTCGGCTTCGAGAACCTGATCGGCATGAAGGTGACCGCGCGCAACGGCGCGCTTGTGACCGCCGAAACAACCGGCGGCGCGCGGCTGCAGCTGTCTCAGGAAACATTCGGGCCAATCAAGGACGACTTCATACTGGCCTGCCGTGCAGACGGTCTTGCCGTCAGCCGTGACGGTGATGGCATCGCGGCCGTGCTCGGCACGCGCACCTATCTCGGCCGGGCCTATCAGTACAAATGCATGACATCAGCAGGAGAGATCACCGCCAATGGCGCGCTGTCCGACCCGCTGGAAACGGGCGCGTCCGCCGTGTTGACACCCGTGGCCGAGCAATGCTGCATTCTCGACCCGGAAGATTGA
- a CDS encoding binding-protein-dependent transport systems inner membrane component (PFAM: binding-protein-dependent transport systems inner membrane component~KEGG: potC; spermidine/putrescine ABC transporter): MDRRIHPTLAAFAACVFFFLLAPLVIIIGAAVSDTTYLTFPPQGLTLRWFVNIFEIEAFRTTAITSLQVAFLGTALSLLIGVPAAYAINRYRVELPRWLSTIFVLPILVPEIVFGFSLMKSVTIGLGLPIFISLLVGHALLILPYSVRVVGASLAAFDFSVEEAAISLGCPPLKTFLTVVLPNIRAGVIAAFILAFITSINDVSVSVFLTGPGISTLPIQILAHMEQFFDPTIASVSVLLMFVTVGVMAVVEATLGLTFLTK; this comes from the coding sequence ATGGACAGGCGCATTCACCCGACCCTCGCCGCCTTCGCGGCCTGCGTTTTCTTCTTCCTGCTCGCACCGCTGGTCATCATCATCGGTGCGGCCGTCAGCGACACGACCTATCTGACTTTCCCGCCGCAGGGCCTGACGTTGCGGTGGTTCGTCAATATCTTCGAAATCGAGGCCTTCCGCACCACCGCGATCACCAGCCTGCAGGTCGCTTTTCTCGGCACGGCGCTCTCCCTGCTGATCGGTGTCCCGGCCGCCTATGCGATCAACCGCTATCGGGTGGAATTGCCGCGCTGGCTGTCCACCATTTTCGTGCTGCCGATCCTGGTGCCGGAAATCGTCTTCGGATTCTCGCTAATGAAATCGGTGACGATCGGCCTCGGGCTGCCGATCTTCATCAGCCTGCTGGTCGGCCATGCCCTGCTGATCCTGCCCTATTCGGTGCGTGTCGTCGGCGCCAGCCTGGCGGCCTTCGATTTTTCCGTCGAGGAGGCGGCGATCAGCCTCGGTTGCCCGCCGCTGAAAACCTTCCTGACCGTGGTCCTGCCGAACATCCGCGCCGGCGTCATTGCCGCCTTCATCCTCGCCTTCATCACCTCGATCAACGACGTGTCGGTTTCGGTCTTCCTGACGGGGCCGGGCATCTCGACGCTGCCGATCCAGATCCTTGCGCATATGGAACAATTCTTCGATCCGACAATCGCGTCGGTATCGGTACTGCTGATGTTCGTCACAGTCGGCGTCATGGCCGTCGTCGAGGCCACGCTCGGCCTCACCTTCCTGACAAAGTAG
- a CDS encoding binding-protein-dependent transport systems inner membrane component (PFAM: binding-protein-dependent transport systems inner membrane component~KEGG: potB; spermidine/putrescine ABC transporter) encodes MKHFARWGLTMPATIAVVVLLIVPVAITIAATFAEPKGVFAPYVTFFSSGFRRAVLYRTLEVALVTTAISLTVGFLTAYVIAQMPGRAKSIMIIAAVFPLLTGVVVRSFAWLIILGKNGILNAMLISTGIIGEPLSMLYTEGSVIVAMVYLFVPLMILTLVGVLEGIPRDLIDAAASLGARPLMTFFQVILPLATPGLIVGAVLVFTGSFTSYATPQLLGGEKQMMMGTFLYQRAMVTFDWVGASTIAAIMVVLTLGVVLIMSRIARRLNPMAV; translated from the coding sequence ATGAAGCATTTTGCCAGGTGGGGATTGACGATGCCGGCGACGATTGCGGTCGTTGTGCTTCTCATCGTTCCCGTGGCCATCACCATCGCGGCGACGTTTGCGGAGCCGAAGGGCGTGTTTGCGCCCTATGTGACATTCTTCAGCAGCGGCTTTCGGCGGGCGGTTCTTTATCGGACGCTGGAGGTCGCCCTGGTCACGACGGCGATCTCCCTCACCGTGGGTTTCCTCACCGCCTATGTGATCGCGCAGATGCCCGGTCGCGCAAAGAGCATCATGATCATCGCGGCGGTTTTTCCGCTGCTGACCGGTGTTGTCGTCCGCTCCTTCGCATGGCTGATCATTCTCGGGAAAAACGGCATCCTGAACGCCATGCTGATCTCGACCGGCATTATCGGGGAGCCGCTTTCGATGCTCTACACCGAAGGCTCGGTGATCGTCGCCATGGTCTATCTCTTCGTTCCCCTGATGATCCTGACGCTGGTCGGGGTGCTTGAAGGCATCCCGCGCGATCTGATCGATGCCGCCGCCTCGCTCGGCGCGAGACCGCTGATGACATTCTTTCAGGTGATCCTGCCGCTCGCGACACCCGGCCTCATCGTCGGCGCGGTCCTGGTCTTCACCGGCAGCTTCACCTCCTATGCGACACCGCAACTGCTTGGCGGAGAAAAACAGATGATGATGGGGACCTTTCTCTACCAGCGCGCCATGGTGACTTTCGACTGGGTCGGTGCATCGACGATCGCCGCCATCATGGTGGTGCTGACGCTCGGCGTCGTCCTCATCATGAGCCGCATCGCGCGCCGGCTCAATCCGATGGCGGTGTGA
- a CDS encoding extracellular solute-binding protein family 1 (PFAM: extracellular solute-binding protein family 1~KEGG: potD; spermidine/putrescine ABC transporter) translates to MKARRFAQILSLALLAAVGNTAAAHAQSKTLTISWWGYNGEKMNANIITPFKKICGCEIVFETGNNADRLNKLKLRDGKGVDVIYLTDSFSQLGIEQGLFQEIDASKIPNLADIYELGKAPQGKYGPAYTIGRVGIVYDSAKVNPPITAWGDLWRDDLKSSVSLPGITTTAGPLVVLEAGKHGGADAYEDTDKAFSEIEALKPNVVKNYNTGSELVNLISTGEVRVALAQDFTLASMQAAVPTMTWAKLKDGDIATLNTVNIPKGSENVELAHQFINFILSKDVQQAEAEQGVDAPISTKVSLTPDQAKIWTYGPDMVASLTRIDYAKMNAAKADWIDRWNEVFGQ, encoded by the coding sequence ATGAAGGCCAGACGTTTTGCCCAAATCCTGTCTCTTGCGCTGCTTGCCGCCGTCGGCAACACCGCCGCGGCCCATGCGCAATCGAAGACGCTGACCATCTCCTGGTGGGGCTATAACGGCGAGAAGATGAATGCGAACATCATCACGCCCTTCAAGAAGATCTGCGGCTGCGAGATCGTGTTCGAAACCGGCAACAATGCCGACCGGCTCAACAAGCTGAAATTGCGCGATGGCAAGGGCGTCGATGTCATCTATCTCACCGACAGTTTCTCGCAGCTCGGCATCGAACAGGGACTGTTCCAGGAGATCGATGCGTCGAAGATCCCGAACCTTGCGGATATCTACGAACTGGGCAAGGCGCCTCAGGGCAAATACGGCCCGGCCTATACGATCGGACGCGTCGGCATCGTCTATGACTCCGCCAAGGTCAACCCACCGATCACCGCCTGGGGCGACCTGTGGCGCGACGATCTGAAGAGCTCCGTCTCCCTGCCCGGCATCACCACCACGGCCGGCCCACTGGTCGTTCTGGAAGCCGGCAAGCATGGTGGCGCCGATGCCTATGAAGACACCGACAAGGCCTTCTCGGAAATCGAGGCGCTGAAGCCCAATGTCGTCAAGAACTACAACACCGGCTCGGAGCTGGTGAACCTGATATCAACAGGCGAAGTGCGCGTTGCGCTGGCCCAGGACTTTACCCTGGCATCGATGCAGGCGGCCGTTCCGACGATGACGTGGGCCAAGCTCAAGGACGGCGATATCGCCACGCTGAACACCGTGAACATCCCGAAGGGTTCGGAAAATGTCGAACTCGCCCATCAGTTCATCAACTTCATCCTGTCAAAGGACGTCCAGCAGGCCGAAGCCGAACAAGGCGTCGATGCGCCGATCTCGACAAAGGTCAGCCTGACGCCGGACCAGGCGAAGATCTGGACCTATGGCCCGGATATGGTCGCGAGCCTTACCCGAATCGACTATGCCAAGATGAACGCTGCCAAGGCCGACTGGATCGATCGCTGGAACGAAGTCTTCGGTCAGTAA
- a CDS encoding Adenine deaminase (PFAM: amidohydrolase~KEGG: ade; adenine deaminase; K01486 adenine deaminase), translating to MVSTVRRFQLLTGIPFMATSHTVLPDDLLINASDEVLTRQDLVLTALGRRPADRLLRVGRLLDVHSRTWLDDQEIVIKGRRIAYVGPAGSYEGEVSERFSEPDLAAVPGFGEAHKHIESSHLTPEWEAALVMPHGVTWTCEASHEFSNVNGARNLEFWLEARRRGSPMKIFPLPGSAVPPTAYEWGGGWFGYDEQKAFLSESLMVAGLDEVMDWPSISDPGNPSYDRLWGMIGATFEQRGVVEGHGAGLRDMASINAFAAAGLASDHEGWFLDEIWQKLLHGLFIELRPHSLPEVIRGLIDKGLTDWSQIALVTDDRSASDTLKIGATDHNVRLAIENGLAPEIAIQCVTLNPARHMRLTPWVGSIAPGRFADIVLLDDVASLSIAKVWADGRPVSEGPTFIGARPEIDWPQWATRTVKIDRTVTADDFRIEAPPNRTTVNAALLRPFHWHDDFITMELPVEEGAVQRDPARNVTKFSIVDRFSGEAKVSRMFWLGTGPRTPETALASTLGHDKHNIWTVGSSDEAMAISVNALNEQQGGWALVSRGKILARVHYEVGGLMTARSAEALDAEMQALYAAGAGIDWMYEPTFSPRWWPGFPERLSFATLTCSPWRWVLVAPSELAPEGFVNVLTGKTHPIVW from the coding sequence ATGGTCTCTACGGTCCGGCGGTTCCAGCTTCTCACGGGCATTCCATTCATGGCCACTTCGCACACTGTTCTTCCTGATGATCTGCTGATCAACGCGTCCGACGAGGTTCTGACGCGCCAGGATCTCGTGCTGACGGCGCTCGGACGCCGGCCCGCCGACAGGCTGTTGCGCGTGGGAAGGTTGCTCGATGTCCATTCGAGGACATGGCTTGACGATCAGGAGATCGTCATCAAGGGCCGCCGTATCGCCTATGTCGGCCCCGCCGGCAGTTACGAAGGCGAAGTGAGCGAGCGGTTCTCGGAGCCCGATCTTGCGGCCGTGCCGGGCTTCGGCGAGGCACACAAACATATCGAAAGCTCCCATCTGACGCCGGAATGGGAGGCGGCTTTGGTGATGCCGCATGGGGTGACCTGGACATGCGAGGCGAGCCACGAATTTTCCAACGTCAACGGCGCCCGCAATCTGGAATTCTGGCTGGAAGCGCGCCGGCGCGGATCGCCGATGAAAATCTTTCCCCTGCCTGGCTCCGCCGTCCCTCCGACCGCCTATGAGTGGGGTGGCGGCTGGTTCGGCTACGACGAACAGAAGGCCTTCCTTTCCGAAAGCCTGATGGTCGCCGGGCTCGACGAGGTCATGGACTGGCCGTCCATATCCGATCCTGGCAATCCCTCCTACGATCGGCTGTGGGGCATGATCGGCGCGACCTTCGAGCAGCGCGGCGTGGTCGAAGGCCACGGCGCCGGACTGCGCGACATGGCCTCGATCAATGCCTTTGCCGCGGCAGGTCTCGCCTCCGATCACGAAGGCTGGTTTCTCGATGAAATCTGGCAGAAGCTCCTCCACGGTCTTTTCATCGAGCTCAGGCCGCATTCCCTGCCGGAGGTCATCCGCGGGCTGATCGACAAGGGGCTGACGGACTGGTCGCAGATCGCCCTGGTGACCGACGACCGCAGCGCCTCGGACACGCTGAAAATCGGTGCGACCGACCACAATGTCCGCCTCGCCATTGAAAACGGCCTTGCGCCGGAGATCGCCATCCAGTGCGTCACCCTCAATCCGGCACGCCATATGCGGCTGACGCCGTGGGTCGGGTCGATCGCGCCGGGCCGTTTCGCCGATATCGTTCTTTTGGACGATGTCGCCAGCCTGTCGATCGCAAAGGTATGGGCGGACGGGCGCCCGGTATCCGAGGGACCGACATTCATAGGCGCGCGTCCTGAAATCGACTGGCCGCAATGGGCGACGCGCACCGTGAAAATAGACCGGACGGTCACGGCTGACGATTTCCGCATCGAGGCGCCGCCGAACCGGACCACGGTCAACGCAGCACTTTTGCGGCCGTTTCACTGGCACGACGATTTCATCACCATGGAATTGCCGGTGGAAGAGGGGGCCGTGCAGCGGGATCCCGCGCGCAATGTCACCAAGTTCTCGATTGTCGACCGGTTTTCCGGAGAGGCCAAGGTCTCCAGGATGTTCTGGCTCGGCACTGGACCGCGCACGCCGGAGACGGCGCTCGCCTCCACGCTCGGGCACGACAAGCACAATATCTGGACGGTCGGCTCCTCCGACGAGGCGATGGCGATATCAGTCAATGCCCTGAACGAGCAGCAGGGCGGCTGGGCGCTGGTATCCCGTGGCAAGATTCTCGCCCGCGTCCACTACGAGGTCGGCGGCCTGATGACGGCGCGTTCGGCCGAAGCACTCGATGCGGAGATGCAGGCTCTTTATGCCGCCGGCGCCGGGATCGACTGGATGTACGAGCCGACTTTTTCGCCTCGATGGTGGCCGGGATTTCCCGAACGCCTGTCGTTTGCGACACTGACCTGCTCGCCCTGGCGCTGGGTGCTGGTCGCGCCGTCGGAGCTGGCGCCGGAGGGGTTCGTGAACGTGCTCACCGGCAAAACCCATCCGATTGTCTGGTGA
- a CDS encoding conserved hypothetical protein (KEGG: ret:RHE_CH01795 hypothetical protein), with translation MATEMTRRPAGANEGKIIAFPAGTGTANVERCARELGRRHGADAIEFWKAECRRLADQLLAAGMPESDVGQRVLQFQQDVQSELVFSHQNGPLPKSQNR, from the coding sequence ATGGCTACTGAAATGACCCGCCGGCCTGCCGGCGCCAATGAAGGCAAGATTATTGCCTTTCCCGCTGGAACCGGAACTGCCAATGTCGAGCGCTGCGCTCGCGAACTCGGCCGGCGGCACGGCGCAGATGCGATAGAATTTTGGAAGGCCGAATGCCGCAGGCTTGCCGATCAGCTTCTGGCGGCCGGTATGCCGGAGAGCGATGTCGGTCAGCGGGTGCTGCAGTTTCAGCAAGATGTCCAGAGCGAACTGGTCTTCAGCCACCAAAACGGACCACTGCCCAAGTCTCAAAACCGATAG
- a CDS encoding conserved hypothetical protein (KEGG: rpt:Rpal_2556 hypothetical protein) codes for MNETKIEVLEDGKPLAYGFADIMHYHGYGFPGGVAHAFKVMERAFPMLSADGPPERREISIRTAFRGPGGRDAFEMVTRAFSEGRYSVDPLLDRPERGDILARYVFELSYRGRTVTLQLRDGHVREEFIMLGRKPDRTPQEEERLAWLKQEMADRLLALPPEAVYEEG; via the coding sequence ATGAACGAAACGAAGATCGAAGTGCTCGAAGACGGCAAGCCGCTTGCCTATGGCTTCGCCGACATCATGCATTATCACGGCTATGGTTTTCCCGGTGGTGTCGCCCATGCCTTCAAGGTGATGGAGCGCGCCTTTCCGATGCTCAGCGCCGACGGACCACCGGAGCGCCGCGAAATCTCGATCCGCACGGCCTTTCGCGGCCCGGGCGGGCGTGACGCCTTCGAAATGGTGACACGCGCATTTTCGGAAGGACGCTACAGCGTCGACCCCTTGCTCGATCGGCCGGAGCGCGGCGATATCCTCGCCCGCTACGTCTTCGAGCTCAGCTATCGCGGCCGCACCGTCACCCTGCAACTACGCGACGGCCATGTCCGCGAGGAATTCATCATGCTCGGCCGCAAGCCCGACCGGACACCCCAGGAAGAGGAGCGTCTCGCCTGGCTAAAGCAGGAGATGGCGGACCGCCTGCTGGCGTTGCCGCCGGAGGCGGTTTACGAAGAGGGATAG
- a CDS encoding conserved hypothetical protein (KEGG: rpa:RPA2311 hypothetical protein) — MSVLAIHPGAYYHIETLEAPRYRHHFDRLLRPEELLSVDLSEHQVLFIPCRTPADRMAPHAAQLRAYLDQGGTIVATGETAWEAFLPAIHFTPQPTNWWWWLTEGADLGVRIAAPGHSLFEHLGQDDLTWHLHGWFAPPEGVEVLAVNEEGKPILYLDEVTTAGRMVITSLDPCFHHGSHFMPATTRFLDGFLPWMRKELDKEKSE; from the coding sequence ATGAGCGTGCTCGCGATCCATCCCGGCGCCTACTACCACATCGAGACGCTGGAAGCGCCGCGTTACCGGCATCATTTCGACAGGCTGTTGCGCCCGGAGGAGCTGCTCTCGGTCGACCTCAGCGAACACCAGGTGCTGTTCATTCCCTGCCGGACGCCGGCGGACCGGATGGCGCCGCATGCAGCACAGCTGCGCGCCTATCTCGACCAGGGCGGCACGATCGTTGCGACCGGCGAGACGGCATGGGAAGCGTTTCTGCCAGCGATCCATTTCACGCCGCAACCGACAAACTGGTGGTGGTGGCTGACTGAGGGCGCCGATCTCGGCGTCAGGATCGCAGCACCCGGCCATTCGCTGTTCGAACATCTCGGGCAGGACGATCTGACCTGGCACCTTCACGGCTGGTTCGCTCCACCAGAGGGCGTCGAGGTTCTGGCGGTGAACGAGGAAGGCAAGCCGATCCTCTATTTAGACGAGGTCACGACGGCGGGACGCATGGTGATCACCAGCCTCGACCCCTGCTTCCACCACGGATCGCATTTCATGCCGGCGACGACGCGCTTCCTGGATGGTTTCCTTCCCTGGATGCGCAAGGAACTGGACAAGGAAAAATCGGAATGA
- a CDS encoding conserved hypothetical protein (KEGG: cff:CFF8240_1205 hypothetical protein): protein MSILLIQSHYQDPFSMSPPAFAEATAQGKLITVREMELTEAHFAAASGLITTTHLDQVGFLRYAPAVASFLDRGGRWIFSGHMLRPILPELGAYIPMRQPKRANFVQVRQFDHPVFTGIDQSMLETNRGVAGFYGRGHNPMPSGAVAINTLGPAAIPVDWIWARPAGGELLSHAGNEFWGCGDDPDIKKQLAGRVIAWLAGELTR from the coding sequence ATGAGCATCCTTCTGATCCAGTCGCATTATCAAGACCCTTTCAGCATGAGCCCGCCGGCTTTCGCCGAGGCGACCGCGCAGGGCAAGCTGATCACCGTGCGCGAGATGGAGTTGACCGAGGCGCATTTCGCTGCCGCAAGCGGCCTCATCACCACCACCCATCTCGATCAGGTCGGCTTCCTCAGATACGCGCCGGCGGTGGCGTCCTTCCTCGACCGAGGCGGCCGGTGGATCTTCAGCGGCCACATGCTTCGGCCGATCCTGCCGGAACTCGGCGCCTATATCCCGATGCGGCAGCCGAAGAGAGCCAACTTCGTGCAGGTCAGGCAATTCGACCATCCTGTTTTTACCGGCATCGACCAGAGCATGCTGGAAACGAACCGCGGCGTCGCCGGTTTCTACGGCCGCGGACACAATCCGATGCCATCAGGCGCCGTTGCGATCAATACGTTGGGACCAGCTGCCATTCCCGTCGACTGGATCTGGGCGCGGCCGGCGGGCGGAGAACTATTGTCGCATGCCGGAAACGAGTTCTGGGGCTGCGGAGACGATCCCGACATCAAAAAGCAACTGGCCGGCCGTGTTATCGCCTGGCTGGCGGGGGAGCTGACCCGATGA
- a CDS encoding ABC transporter related (PFAM: ABC transporter related~SMART: AAA ATPase~KEGG: pde:Pden_1170 ABC transporter related) has product MIGLTDAVVRFGARTILDRLSFSVPVGRSLAILGPNGRGKTTTLKAMLGFQRLDAGSRVAPAIVGYVPQTGSSNQRYRAIDVAVMGRAAHLGLFGQPGPSDFEIAHAALERAGAARFADHFFDRLSGGERQLVLLARALATGSEAIVLDEPAAALDLRNQERLLNLLKSLREPRDKAIAFTTHDPNHALAAADDALLMMPDGQSLFGPVAETITPEHLERLYGVPMRVVELIGPTGDGHQAVLPAFAGIRAA; this is encoded by the coding sequence ATGATCGGATTGACGGATGCGGTCGTCAGGTTCGGGGCACGCACCATCCTCGACCGCCTGAGTTTCTCGGTTCCCGTCGGGCGGTCGCTCGCCATTCTCGGCCCCAACGGACGGGGCAAGACGACGACGCTGAAAGCCATGCTCGGCTTTCAGCGGCTGGACGCGGGCAGCCGGGTGGCGCCCGCCATCGTCGGCTACGTCCCGCAGACCGGAAGCAGCAACCAGCGCTACCGCGCCATCGACGTCGCCGTCATGGGGCGGGCAGCGCATCTCGGCCTGTTCGGGCAACCGGGACCTTCCGATTTCGAAATTGCCCATGCCGCGCTTGAGCGGGCGGGGGCTGCCCGCTTTGCCGATCATTTCTTCGACCGGCTGTCCGGCGGCGAACGGCAACTCGTGCTTCTGGCGCGAGCGCTCGCCACCGGGTCGGAGGCGATCGTCCTCGACGAGCCGGCGGCGGCACTCGACCTTCGCAACCAGGAGCGGCTGCTGAACCTGCTCAAAAGCCTGCGTGAACCGCGCGACAAGGCAATCGCCTTCACGACGCATGATCCGAACCATGCGCTTGCCGCAGCCGACGATGCGCTGCTGATGATGCCGGATGGTCAATCGCTGTTCGGTCCGGTCGCGGAGACGATCACGCCGGAACATCTCGAACGGCTTTACGGTGTCCCGATGCGGGTGGTCGAGCTTATCGGCCCGACAGGCGACGGGCATCAGGCGGTTCTGCCCGCCTTTGCAGGAATTCGCGCCGCATGA